The Xanthomonas sontii genome contains a region encoding:
- a CDS encoding cytochrome bc complex cytochrome b subunit, with the protein MADNILTRTAGNVFDWVNERAPGLMPFYRKHVTEYYAPKNFNLWYYFGSLAMVVLVNQIVTGIFLTMHYKTSAAEAFNSVEYIMRDVEWGWLIRYMHSTGASLFFIVVYLHMFRGLMYGSYKKPRELVWILGMLIYLVLMAEAFMGYVLPWGQMSFWGAKVIISLFGAIPVIGNGLTEWIMGDYLPSDATLNRFFALHVIALPLVLLLLVVLHLGALHEVGSNNPDGVEIKKGPKGNRWSPNKPADGIPFHPYYTVKDLVGVGFLLMIGAFIIFFAPGFGGLFLEHDNFTEANRLVTPEHIKPVWYYTPYYAMLRVVPNKLGGVLVMFSAIAILFLVPWLDRAKVKSIRYRGWISRVMLGILAVCFVWLGVIGSGPGTEIIETYIGRVLTVLYFAFFLTMPIWTSLDRTKPVPERVSSHD; encoded by the coding sequence ATGGCCGACAACATCCTCACCCGCACCGCGGGCAACGTGTTCGACTGGGTCAACGAGCGCGCTCCCGGGCTGATGCCGTTCTACCGCAAGCACGTCACCGAGTACTACGCGCCGAAGAACTTCAACCTCTGGTACTACTTCGGCTCGCTGGCGATGGTGGTGCTGGTCAACCAGATCGTCACCGGCATCTTCCTGACGATGCACTACAAGACCAGCGCGGCCGAGGCGTTCAACTCGGTCGAGTACATCATGCGCGACGTCGAGTGGGGCTGGCTGATCCGCTACATGCACTCCACCGGCGCCTCGCTGTTCTTCATCGTGGTGTACCTGCACATGTTCCGCGGGCTGATGTACGGCAGCTACAAGAAGCCGCGCGAGCTGGTGTGGATCCTGGGCATGCTGATCTACCTGGTGCTGATGGCCGAAGCCTTCATGGGCTACGTGCTGCCCTGGGGGCAGATGTCGTTCTGGGGCGCGAAGGTGATCATCTCGCTGTTCGGCGCGATCCCCGTGATCGGCAACGGCCTGACCGAGTGGATCATGGGCGATTACCTGCCGTCCGACGCCACCCTCAACCGCTTCTTCGCCCTGCACGTGATCGCCCTGCCGCTGGTGCTGCTGCTGCTGGTGGTGCTGCACCTGGGCGCGCTGCACGAGGTCGGTTCCAACAATCCCGACGGCGTGGAGATCAAGAAGGGGCCCAAGGGCAACCGTTGGAGCCCGAACAAGCCGGCCGACGGCATCCCGTTCCATCCGTACTACACGGTCAAGGACCTGGTCGGCGTCGGTTTCCTGCTGATGATCGGCGCTTTTATCATCTTCTTCGCGCCCGGCTTCGGCGGCCTGTTCCTGGAGCACGACAACTTCACCGAGGCCAACCGCCTGGTGACGCCGGAGCACATCAAGCCGGTCTGGTACTACACCCCGTACTACGCGATGTTGCGGGTGGTGCCGAACAAGCTTGGCGGCGTGCTGGTGATGTTCTCGGCCATCGCGATCCTGTTCCTGGTGCCGTGGCTGGATCGCGCCAAGGTCAAGTCGATCCGCTACCGCGGCTGGATCTCGCGGGTGATGCTGGGGATTCTTGCGGTGTGCTTCGTCTGGCTCGGCGTGATCGGTTCCGGCCCCGGTACCGAGATCATCGAGACCTACATCGGCCGCGTGCTGACCGTGCTGTATTTCGCCTTCTTCCTGACGATGCCGATATGGACCTCGCTGGATCGAACCAAGCCGGTGCCGGAGCGGGTGAGCAGCCATGACTAA
- a CDS encoding cytochrome c1, which yields MTKRLIAVLAGFASALLLSASAMAAEGAATLQAGNDLGDRASLQRGAKLFMNYCSGCHSLKYLRYQRMAEDLGLSEDEVMHNLNFTGAKIGEHIETAMPHDAATKWFGKAPPDLSLIARVRGTDWVYTYLKSFYLDQSRPLGWNNKLFANASMPNPLWDLQGLQQPVYGKAEQPGVDKPVERLQLATPGKQSPVEFDQTVRDISNFLEYAGEPAALKRQNLGVWVVLFLALLTFLAYLLKKEYWKDVH from the coding sequence ATGACTAAGCGCCTGATCGCCGTGCTCGCCGGCTTCGCGTCGGCCCTGCTGCTGTCCGCCTCGGCCATGGCCGCCGAGGGTGCCGCCACCCTGCAGGCCGGCAACGACCTGGGCGACCGCGCCTCGCTGCAGCGCGGCGCCAAGCTGTTCATGAACTACTGTTCCGGCTGCCATTCGCTGAAGTACCTGCGCTACCAGCGCATGGCCGAGGATCTGGGCCTGAGCGAGGACGAGGTGATGCACAACCTCAACTTCACCGGCGCCAAGATCGGCGAACACATCGAGACGGCGATGCCGCACGATGCGGCGACCAAATGGTTCGGCAAGGCGCCGCCGGACCTGAGCCTGATCGCCCGCGTGCGCGGCACCGACTGGGTCTACACATACCTCAAGTCGTTCTATCTCGACCAGTCGCGGCCGCTGGGCTGGAACAACAAGCTGTTCGCCAACGCCTCCATGCCCAATCCGCTGTGGGACCTGCAGGGCCTGCAGCAGCCGGTCTACGGCAAGGCCGAGCAGCCGGGCGTGGACAAGCCGGTGGAGCGGCTGCAACTGGCGACGCCGGGCAAGCAGAGCCCGGTCGAGTTCGACCAGACGGTGCGCGACATCAGCAATTTCCTCGAATACGCCGGCGAGCCGGCGGCGCTGAAGCGGCAGAACCTGGGCGTGTGGGTGGTGCTGTTCCTGGCGCTGCTGACCTTCCTGGCCTATCTGCTGAAGAAGGAATACTGGAAGGACGTGCATTGA
- a CDS encoding glutathione S-transferase N-terminal domain-containing protein, whose amino-acid sequence MAASLRMRNTLTLFSSTDDVLCHRVRLVLAAKGVTYDFVAVDPQNPPEDLIDLNPYHSVPTLVERELVLYAASVVSEYLDERYPHPPLMPVDPLSRARLRLAMLRIEHDWVPQVQAIQLGNKAQAEAGRKRLKELLTASVPLFKASKFFLNPEMSLADCAMAPIIWRLQALDIPLPKDGKAIEDYGNRIFRNPGFIRSLTDQEKKLRDLPA is encoded by the coding sequence ATGGCGGCGAGTTTGCGCATGCGAAATACCTTGACGTTGTTTTCCTCCACGGATGATGTCCTGTGCCACCGCGTCCGCCTGGTGCTCGCGGCCAAGGGCGTGACCTACGATTTCGTGGCGGTGGATCCGCAGAATCCGCCGGAAGACCTGATCGACCTGAATCCCTACCACTCGGTGCCGACCCTGGTCGAGCGCGAGCTGGTGCTGTACGCCGCCTCGGTGGTCAGCGAGTACCTGGACGAGCGCTATCCGCATCCGCCGCTGATGCCGGTCGACCCGCTTTCGCGCGCGCGCCTGCGCCTGGCGATGCTGCGCATCGAGCACGACTGGGTGCCGCAGGTGCAGGCGATCCAGCTCGGCAACAAGGCGCAGGCCGAAGCCGGGCGCAAGCGCCTGAAGGAGCTGCTGACCGCGTCGGTGCCGCTGTTCAAGGCCAGCAAGTTCTTCCTCAATCCGGAGATGAGCCTGGCCGACTGCGCGATGGCGCCGATCATCTGGCGCCTGCAGGCGCTGGACATCCCGCTGCCGAAAGACGGCAAGGCGATCGAGGATTACGGCAACCGCATCTTCCGCAATCCGGGGTTCATCCGCAGCCTGACCGATCAGGAAAAGAAACTGCGCGACCTGCCGGCATGA
- a CDS encoding ClpXP protease specificity-enhancing factor, producing the protein MSDDTSRMTSHRPYLLRALVEWINDNGMTPHILVDAGLPGVQVPPSAVKDGRVVLNIAERAVVRLQIDNDGVSFTARFGGVSYPVQVPMSAVLAVYARETGQGMALPDDIHGASEPPGDDTPPPPRPGGSDDAGKRPRLRVVK; encoded by the coding sequence ATGAGCGACGACACTTCCCGCATGACCAGCCATCGCCCGTACCTGCTGCGGGCGCTGGTGGAATGGATCAACGACAACGGCATGACCCCGCACATTCTGGTGGATGCGGGCCTGCCCGGCGTCCAGGTGCCGCCGAGCGCGGTCAAGGACGGGCGGGTGGTGCTGAACATCGCCGAGCGTGCGGTGGTGCGTCTGCAGATCGACAACGACGGGGTCAGCTTCACCGCCCGCTTCGGCGGCGTCAGCTACCCGGTGCAGGTGCCGATGTCCGCGGTGCTGGCGGTCTATGCACGCGAAACCGGGCAGGGCATGGCGCTGCCGGACGACATCCATGGCGCCAGCGAGCCGCCGGGCGACGACACCCCGCCACCGCCGCGGCCGGGCGGTTCCGACGACGCCGGCAAGCGGCCGCGCCTGCGCGTGGTCAAGTAA
- a CDS encoding DUF3301 domain-containing protein, with protein sequence MPSLILLMIAGAAVFAFWNASRAAAERAEILGRNACKAADVQWLDQSVHGTGLRLRRLPNGWLGFERSFRFDYSYDGTDRHSGRLVLLGDQLIAFTGPSVASVSSLQEARAQRD encoded by the coding sequence ATGCCCAGCCTGATCCTGTTGATGATCGCCGGCGCCGCGGTGTTCGCGTTCTGGAACGCCTCGCGTGCGGCCGCCGAACGCGCCGAAATCCTCGGCCGCAACGCCTGCAAGGCCGCCGACGTGCAGTGGCTGGACCAGAGCGTGCACGGCACCGGCCTGCGCCTGCGGCGCCTGCCCAACGGCTGGCTCGGCTTCGAGCGCAGTTTCCGCTTCGACTATTCCTACGATGGCACCGACCGCCACAGCGGGCGCCTGGTGCTGCTCGGCGATCAGCTGATCGCGTTCACCGGGCCGTCGGTCGCCAGCGTGAGCAGCCTGCAGGAAGCCCGCGCGCAGCGCGACTGA
- a CDS encoding DUF2272 domain-containing protein, with amino-acid sequence MFRPWFALLCVAALFPAGRAAAAEVCDLPPRFGLTPAAVAIVRTACNEHRLWWRPFIDRDGRLAGLRVTEAERADLADDGIEAWQRVAAYWRDSGTLGAMGRFDGAESCQQLDGSRYRENDCRAFIVDNPWSAAFVSYVMVRAGVAGFHTSIRHIDYIRAAYQAGADGLPYRFADPQQEKPAPGDLLCFLRGRRQPVGTAGLREALARGRPLPWESHCDIVVAANVGGDQTLYLIGGNVFNAVTMRKLKLDRSGRLQLDAPLAQDQNDEGAALECTPGHEELCDFNRQDWSALLKLQPQAQVLLPPAPTDPAAAPMTTPAAPAASAVPGTPAAPQAPPAPPTGPNTPAAASPIPSATPAAPHPTAPTGNQAPKTEPQSQPQR; translated from the coding sequence ATGTTCCGCCCCTGGTTCGCGCTGCTGTGTGTCGCCGCCCTGTTTCCCGCCGGCCGCGCCGCGGCCGCGGAAGTCTGCGATCTGCCGCCGCGCTTCGGCCTGACCCCGGCGGCGGTGGCGATCGTGCGCACCGCCTGCAACGAGCACCGGCTGTGGTGGCGCCCGTTCATCGATCGCGACGGCCGCCTGGCCGGCCTGCGCGTCACCGAGGCCGAGCGCGCCGACCTTGCCGACGACGGCATCGAAGCCTGGCAGCGCGTCGCCGCCTACTGGCGCGACAGCGGCACGCTGGGCGCGATGGGCCGCTTCGACGGTGCCGAGAGCTGCCAGCAGTTGGACGGGTCGCGCTACCGCGAGAACGACTGCCGCGCCTTCATCGTCGACAACCCGTGGTCGGCAGCCTTCGTGTCCTACGTGATGGTGCGCGCCGGCGTGGCCGGCTTCCACACCTCGATCCGGCATATCGACTACATCCGCGCCGCCTACCAGGCCGGCGCCGACGGCCTGCCCTATCGCTTTGCCGACCCGCAGCAGGAAAAGCCTGCCCCCGGCGATCTGCTGTGCTTCCTGCGCGGACGCCGGCAGCCGGTCGGCACCGCCGGCCTGCGCGAGGCGCTGGCGCGCGGCCGCCCGCTGCCGTGGGAATCGCATTGCGACATCGTGGTCGCGGCCAATGTCGGCGGCGACCAGACCCTGTACCTGATCGGCGGCAACGTGTTCAACGCGGTGACCATGCGCAAGCTCAAGCTGGACCGCAGCGGGCGCCTGCAACTGGATGCGCCGCTGGCGCAGGACCAGAACGACGAAGGCGCCGCACTCGAATGCACGCCCGGCCACGAGGAACTGTGCGACTTCAATCGCCAGGACTGGTCGGCCCTGCTGAAGCTGCAACCGCAGGCGCAGGTGCTGCTGCCGCCCGCCCCGACCGATCCCGCCGCCGCGCCGATGACGACGCCCGCCGCGCCCGCGGCCAGTGCGGTCCCCGGCACGCCCGCCGCCCCGCAGGCACCGCCCGCACCACCCACCGGCCCGAACACGCCGGCGGCGGCATCCCCCATACCCAGCGCGACACCAGCAGCGCCGCACCCCACCGCGCCCACCGGCAACCAGGCACCCAAGACCGAACCGCAGTCACAGCCACAGCGCTAA
- the nadC gene encoding carboxylating nicotinate-nucleotide diphosphorylase — protein sequence MSRDMAPPQAPAAELIAADVARALAEDLGSGDVTAALLPDRADSAYLLCKQDAVIAGRPWFDACHQALDPQVRIDWHVSEGQRVAAGTVLALLHGRSRALVSAERASLNFLQTLSATATATAAYVAAVAGTGARILDTRKTLPGLRLAQKYAVRCGGGSNHRIGLYDTVMLKENHIHAAGSLPAAVAAARAQWPALPLVVEVETLEQLREALQAGCDRILIDDFTAEQRRDAVAIAAAAPFNRAIPLEVSGGVDLEAVRAIAQDGIDCISIGALTKHVQAVDLSLKLGTPPQ from the coding sequence ATGAGCCGCGACATGGCGCCGCCGCAGGCGCCCGCCGCGGAGCTGATCGCCGCCGATGTCGCGCGTGCGCTGGCCGAGGATCTCGGCAGCGGCGACGTCACCGCCGCGCTGCTGCCCGACCGCGCCGACAGCGCCTACCTGCTGTGCAAGCAAGACGCGGTGATCGCCGGCCGCCCCTGGTTCGACGCCTGCCACCAGGCGCTGGATCCGCAGGTCCGCATCGACTGGCATGTGAGCGAAGGCCAGCGCGTGGCCGCCGGCACGGTGCTGGCGTTGCTGCACGGGCGCAGCCGCGCCCTGGTCAGCGCCGAGCGCGCCTCGCTGAACTTCCTGCAGACCCTGTCGGCCACCGCCACGGCCACCGCCGCCTACGTGGCCGCGGTCGCCGGCACCGGCGCGCGCATCCTGGACACGCGCAAGACCCTGCCCGGCCTGCGCCTGGCGCAGAAGTACGCGGTGCGCTGCGGCGGCGGCAGCAACCACCGCATCGGCCTGTACGACACGGTGATGCTCAAGGAAAACCACATCCACGCCGCCGGCTCGCTGCCTGCGGCGGTGGCCGCCGCGCGCGCGCAGTGGCCGGCGCTGCCGCTGGTGGTCGAGGTGGAAACCCTGGAGCAACTGCGCGAAGCGCTGCAGGCCGGCTGCGATCGCATCCTGATCGACGACTTCACTGCGGAACAGCGCCGCGACGCGGTGGCGATCGCCGCGGCCGCACCATTCAATCGCGCGATTCCGCTGGAAGTCTCCGGCGGCGTCGACCTGGAGGCGGTGCGCGCGATCGCGCAGGACGGCATCGACTGCATCTCCATCGGCGCACTCACCAAGCATGTGCAGGCCGTGGATCTGTCGCTGAAACTCGGAACGCCGCCGCAGTAG
- a CDS encoding Trm112 family protein, producing the protein MDRKLLDLLCSPDTRQPLALLEARGLEALNRAIAAGGVQRADGSAQAQPLREALITRDRKQVFRVDDGIPVLLAEEAIGTAQLADFPAK; encoded by the coding sequence ATGGACCGCAAACTGCTCGACCTGCTGTGCTCGCCCGACACCCGCCAACCGCTGGCGCTGCTGGAGGCGCGCGGCCTGGAGGCGCTGAACCGCGCCATCGCCGCCGGCGGCGTGCAGCGCGCCGATGGCAGTGCGCAGGCGCAACCGCTGCGCGAAGCCCTGATCACCCGCGACCGCAAGCAGGTGTTCCGCGTCGACGACGGCATCCCGGTGCTGCTGGCCGAAGAGGCCATCGGCACCGCCCAGCTCGCCGACTTCCCGGCCAAATGA
- the purE gene encoding 5-(carboxyamino)imidazole ribonucleotide mutase, giving the protein MTSKQTAPLVGIVMGSRSDWETMQHAAQKLDALGVPYEVKVVSAHRTPDVLFSYAEQAAGRGLRAIVAGAGGAAHLPGMLAAKTAVPVLGVPVQSKALNGMDSLLSIVQMPAGIPVATFAIGNAGAANAALFAAAMLAHDHAEIGAALGEFRQRQTDDVMAKDDPRQ; this is encoded by the coding sequence ATGACCTCCAAGCAAACCGCGCCGCTCGTCGGCATCGTGATGGGTTCCCGCTCCGACTGGGAGACCATGCAGCATGCGGCGCAGAAACTCGATGCGCTGGGTGTGCCCTATGAAGTGAAGGTGGTGTCGGCGCACCGCACCCCCGACGTGTTGTTCTCCTATGCCGAGCAAGCGGCTGGGCGCGGCCTGCGCGCGATCGTGGCCGGCGCTGGCGGCGCCGCGCACCTGCCGGGCATGCTCGCGGCCAAGACCGCGGTTCCGGTGCTGGGCGTGCCGGTGCAGTCCAAGGCGCTCAACGGCATGGACTCGCTGCTGTCGATCGTGCAGATGCCGGCCGGCATCCCGGTGGCCACCTTCGCGATCGGCAATGCCGGCGCGGCCAACGCCGCGCTGTTCGCCGCGGCGATGCTGGCCCACGACCACGCTGAGATCGGTGCCGCGCTGGGCGAGTTCCGTCAGCGCCAGACCGACGACGTGATGGCCAAGGACGATCCGCGCCAATGA
- a CDS encoding 5-(carboxyamino)imidazole ribonucleotide synthase, with the protein MTTVGILGAGQLARMMAVAGVPLGLRFALLDPAADACAGQVAPLRVGDYGDRAALAAFADAVDVATFDFENVPADSAAALAGQVPVFPSPDALAVAQDRLAEKTLFRELGVPVPAFAAIDTRADLDAALAQVGTPCILKTRRLGYDGKGQFRIASAADADAAWAALGAQAASVGLIAEAFVPFQREVSVVAVRGRDGEFRTWPLTENWHVHGVLSASLAPTQADAALEQAAVAHARALAERLQYVGVFALELFCRDGELLANEMAPRVHNSGHWTIEGAETSQFENHLRAVLGLPLGSTRMRGHACMLNWIGAMPDAAPVLAQPGGHWHDYGKQPREGRKVGHATLREDTPEALALALQTVGAQLQREAQVAPVIAALRGER; encoded by the coding sequence ATGACCACCGTCGGCATTCTGGGGGCGGGGCAGTTGGCACGGATGATGGCGGTGGCCGGCGTGCCGCTGGGCCTGCGCTTCGCGCTGCTGGATCCGGCAGCCGATGCCTGCGCCGGACAGGTCGCGCCGCTGCGGGTCGGCGACTATGGCGACCGAGCCGCGCTGGCCGCGTTCGCGGACGCGGTCGACGTGGCGACCTTCGATTTCGAGAACGTGCCCGCGGATAGCGCGGCTGCCCTGGCTGGGCAGGTGCCGGTGTTCCCGAGCCCGGATGCGCTGGCCGTGGCGCAGGATCGCCTGGCCGAGAAGACCCTGTTCCGCGAGCTCGGCGTTCCCGTGCCGGCGTTCGCCGCGATCGACACCCGCGCCGATCTGGATGCGGCGCTGGCGCAGGTCGGCACGCCGTGCATCCTCAAGACCCGCCGGCTTGGCTACGACGGCAAGGGCCAGTTCCGCATCGCCTCCGCCGCCGACGCCGATGCGGCCTGGGCGGCGCTGGGCGCGCAGGCGGCCAGCGTCGGCCTGATCGCCGAGGCGTTCGTACCGTTCCAGCGCGAGGTCAGCGTGGTGGCGGTGCGCGGCCGCGACGGCGAGTTCCGCACCTGGCCGCTGACCGAGAACTGGCATGTGCACGGCGTGCTGTCGGCCAGCCTGGCGCCGACGCAGGCCGATGCCGCGCTGGAGCAGGCGGCGGTGGCGCATGCGCGTGCCCTGGCCGAACGCCTGCAGTATGTGGGCGTGTTCGCGCTGGAACTGTTCTGCCGCGACGGCGAACTGCTGGCCAACGAGATGGCCCCGCGCGTGCATAACTCCGGCCACTGGACCATCGAAGGCGCGGAGACCTCGCAGTTCGAGAACCACCTGCGCGCGGTGCTGGGGCTGCCGCTGGGCTCCACGCGCATGCGTGGCCATGCCTGCATGCTCAACTGGATCGGCGCGATGCCCGACGCCGCACCGGTCCTGGCGCAGCCCGGCGGGCATTGGCACGACTACGGCAAGCAGCCGCGCGAAGGCCGCAAGGTCGGCCACGCCACCCTGCGCGAGGACACGCCGGAGGCGCTGGCGCTGGCCCTGCAGACCGTGGGCGCGCAACTGCAGCGCGAGGCCCAGGTCGCCCCGGTGATCGCCGCCCTGCGCGGCGAGCGCTGA
- a CDS encoding superoxide dismutase yields MPIELAPLPYAAAALAPHLSAAAVEQHHGQHQRALVERLNARLVGSDLAELALPDLLRRAQGRLFQEAAEVWNHEFYWRGLRPRGGGEPGGALGERLTRSFGDVARFKAEFERMALALFGSGWVWLVQRPDGNLAVVSTANAGTPLTGDDTPLLGCDVWEHAYYIDHPGDRARYLQAFWKLVNWEFAASNLR; encoded by the coding sequence ATGCCCATCGAACTCGCTCCCCTGCCCTACGCCGCCGCGGCGCTGGCCCCGCACCTGTCCGCCGCCGCGGTGGAACAGCACCACGGCCAGCACCAGCGCGCGTTGGTGGAACGGCTCAATGCGCGGCTCGTCGGCAGCGACCTGGCCGAGCTGGCGCTGCCGGACCTGCTGCGGCGCGCGCAGGGCCGGCTGTTCCAGGAAGCGGCCGAGGTCTGGAATCACGAGTTCTACTGGCGCGGCCTGCGCCCGCGCGGCGGCGGCGAACCGGGCGGCGCGCTCGGCGAGCGCCTGACCAGGAGTTTCGGCGACGTGGCGCGGTTCAAGGCCGAGTTCGAGCGCATGGCCCTGGCGCTGTTCGGTTCGGGCTGGGTGTGGCTGGTGCAGCGTCCCGACGGCAACCTGGCCGTGGTCAGCACCGCCAACGCCGGCACCCCGCTGACCGGCGACGACACGCCGCTGCTCGGCTGCGACGTCTGGGAACACGCTTACTACATCGACCATCCCGGCGACCGCGCGCGCTATCTGCAGGCGTTCTGGAAACTGGTCAATTGGGAGTTCGCAGCGTCCAATCTGCGTTGA
- the grxD gene encoding Grx4 family monothiol glutaredoxin: MQVMERIQADVERHPIVLFMKGTPQYPMCGFSSRALQALLAAGADRLHTVNVLDEPEIRANLPRYSNWPTFPQLFIHGELIGGCDITMELFESGELQRIVTEAYQS; this comes from the coding sequence ATGCAGGTGATGGAGCGCATCCAGGCCGACGTCGAACGCCATCCCATCGTGTTGTTCATGAAGGGCACGCCGCAGTACCCGATGTGCGGCTTTTCCAGCCGCGCGTTGCAGGCGTTGCTGGCCGCCGGCGCCGACCGCCTGCACACCGTCAACGTGCTCGACGAGCCGGAGATCCGTGCCAATCTGCCGCGCTACTCGAACTGGCCGACGTTCCCGCAGCTGTTCATCCATGGCGAGCTGATCGGTGGCTGCGACATCACCATGGAGCTGTTCGAGTCCGGCGAGTTGCAGCGCATCGTGACCGAGGCCTACCAGTCGTGA
- a CDS encoding SDR family NAD(P)-dependent oxidoreductase, whose amino-acid sequence MSAPASPQAGALAQRVVLVSGAAGGLGSAAALACAQAGATVVLLGHKPARLNRVYDAIAAVGAAPLLYPLDLLGATPPDYATLAERLQGELGRLDGLLHCAADFAGLTPFEHADPAQFARAIHVNLTAAAWLTQACLPLLRQAEDAAIVFAVDDPARVGQAYWGGYGAAQHGRRGLLASLHGELAASRVRVSGLQPGPMRTALRARAYTHQEDRDAVDPARYAGACVDLLSPAGAAHRGAIWNPLA is encoded by the coding sequence GTGAGTGCGCCTGCGTCGCCGCAGGCCGGCGCGCTGGCGCAGCGGGTGGTCCTGGTCAGCGGCGCCGCCGGCGGGCTCGGCAGCGCTGCGGCGCTGGCCTGCGCCCAGGCGGGGGCCACCGTGGTCCTGCTCGGGCACAAGCCGGCACGCTTGAACCGCGTCTACGACGCGATCGCCGCGGTCGGCGCCGCGCCGCTGCTGTACCCGCTGGACCTGCTCGGCGCCACTCCGCCGGACTACGCGACCCTGGCCGAGCGCCTGCAGGGCGAGCTCGGCCGCCTGGACGGGCTGCTGCACTGCGCCGCCGACTTCGCCGGGCTGACCCCGTTCGAGCATGCCGATCCGGCCCAGTTCGCGCGCGCCATCCACGTCAACCTGACCGCCGCGGCCTGGCTGACCCAGGCCTGCCTGCCGTTGCTGCGACAGGCCGAGGATGCCGCGATCGTGTTCGCGGTGGACGATCCGGCGCGGGTCGGCCAGGCCTATTGGGGCGGCTACGGCGCGGCCCAGCACGGCCGCCGCGGCCTGCTGGCGAGCCTGCACGGCGAGCTGGCCGCCTCGCGCGTGCGCGTGTCCGGCCTGCAGCCGGGGCCGATGCGCACCGCCTTGCGCGCCCGCGCCTACACCCATCAAGAAGACCGCGACGCGGTCGATCCGGCACGCTACGCCGGCGCCTGCGTCGACCTGCTGTCGCCCGCCGGCGCCGCGCACCGCGGCGCAATCTGGAATCCCCTGGCATGA
- a CDS encoding MarC family protein — MTILSAALLLFLILDPLGNIPVFLSVLKPLPARRQRVVLARELLIALGVLMGFLWGGKYALEVMHLRQESVAIAGGIVLFLIGIRMIFPRPEGLMGEIPDGEPFIVPLAIPLVAGPSGMAAVMLMGSNEPTRLGEWSLALILAWLATSALLFSGTLLYKLLGMRVLTAVERLMGMLLVAISVQMFLDGLSAYLKLPVAG; from the coding sequence ATGACCATCCTGTCGGCAGCGCTGCTGCTGTTCCTGATCCTCGACCCGCTGGGCAACATCCCGGTATTCCTCAGCGTGCTCAAGCCGCTGCCGGCGCGGCGCCAGCGCGTCGTGCTGGCGCGCGAACTGCTGATCGCGCTGGGCGTGCTGATGGGCTTCCTGTGGGGCGGCAAGTACGCCCTGGAAGTGATGCACCTGCGTCAGGAGTCGGTGGCGATCGCCGGCGGCATCGTGCTGTTCCTGATCGGCATCCGCATGATCTTCCCGCGCCCGGAAGGGCTGATGGGCGAAATTCCCGACGGCGAGCCCTTCATCGTGCCGCTGGCCATCCCGCTGGTCGCCGGCCCTTCCGGCATGGCCGCGGTGATGCTGATGGGCAGCAACGAGCCGACTCGGCTGGGCGAATGGAGCCTGGCGCTGATCCTGGCCTGGCTGGCGACCTCGGCCCTGCTGTTCTCCGGCACGCTGCTGTACAAGCTGCTCGGCATGCGCGTGCTGACCGCGGTCGAGCGGCTGATGGGCATGCTGCTGGTGGCGATCTCGGTGCAGATGTTCCTGGACGGGCTCAGCGCTTATCTGAAGCTGCCGGTCGCCGGCTGA